In the Candidatus Effluviviaceae Genus V sp. genome, one interval contains:
- a CDS encoding PBP1A family penicillin-binding protein, with protein MMKRWLIVFGIVLAGLSLATVVAILFLSRDLPSPSLLESVEPTVGTTVYDRNGEILHEFFRENRVVVPLDDISPFMIAAITSTEDQEFREHWGIDVYAIIRAALTNVRAGRVVQGASTITQQLARDLFLTQEVSLTRKLREALLALRIEQTYSKDRILELYLNQIYFGGGAYGVEAAAQDLFGRSSSELELAEAALLAGLPKNPSGYSPRRHPERARERRSLVLDMMVAAGRIAPDEAAAADTVSIELRPEEEELGHRAYYIEHVRRDVIGRYGAEALYSGGLSIYTTLDSALQDTAEAILEERFARLEEEYDFPFKRGEPFDPDTTQHIPYVQGALLAVDVRTGGILAMVGGRDYRDSQFNRATQAPRQPGSGFKPFVYTAAIDNGFSPADTLLDAPVLIPGAGPPIVFDELDPPVELPTDWSPENYSREFHGTVRLRYALKRSINIPAIKLGLLVGPDVIADYARRMGITTPLHPVFSLPLGSGEVLLIDMVRAYGVLANQGVRLEPYAIERIEDRSGNVLETHAVRSREVLSAQTAYVVTSMMESVINSGTGWAARAWGFRHPAAGKTGTTNDCTDAWFVGFTPNVICGVWGGFDDRSSMGPKMTGARVALPVWTEFMKTAHAGLPREPFEPPPGIVTRTICTKTGALATEDCPETLEEVFPQGAEPVRHCERHAPEEREPEPRTGIFGL; from the coding sequence ATGATGAAGCGCTGGCTCATCGTCTTCGGCATCGTGCTCGCGGGCCTCTCGCTCGCGACCGTCGTCGCCATCCTCTTCCTCTCGCGGGACCTCCCCTCGCCGTCGCTGCTCGAGTCGGTCGAGCCGACGGTGGGCACGACCGTGTACGACCGGAACGGGGAGATCCTCCACGAGTTCTTCCGCGAGAACCGGGTCGTCGTGCCGCTTGATGACATCTCCCCCTTCATGATCGCGGCGATCACCTCGACCGAGGACCAGGAGTTCCGGGAGCACTGGGGGATCGACGTATACGCGATCATCCGCGCAGCTCTCACGAACGTTCGTGCCGGGCGTGTGGTCCAGGGCGCCAGCACCATCACCCAGCAGCTGGCCAGGGACCTCTTCCTGACCCAGGAGGTCAGCCTCACCCGAAAGCTCAGAGAGGCGCTGCTGGCCCTCCGCATCGAGCAGACGTACTCGAAGGACAGGATCCTCGAGCTCTACCTCAATCAGATCTACTTCGGCGGCGGCGCCTACGGCGTCGAGGCGGCGGCGCAGGACCTCTTCGGCAGGAGCTCGTCGGAACTCGAGCTCGCGGAGGCGGCGCTTCTCGCGGGACTCCCGAAGAACCCGAGTGGATACTCGCCGCGCAGACACCCCGAGAGGGCGCGCGAGAGGAGGAGCCTCGTCCTCGACATGATGGTCGCCGCCGGCAGGATAGCGCCCGACGAGGCCGCGGCGGCGGACACCGTGAGCATCGAGCTCAGGCCCGAGGAGGAGGAACTCGGACACCGCGCCTACTACATTGAGCACGTCCGCCGCGACGTCATCGGACGGTACGGCGCCGAGGCGCTCTACTCGGGCGGCCTGAGCATCTACACGACGCTCGACTCGGCGCTCCAGGACACGGCCGAGGCGATCCTGGAGGAGCGCTTCGCACGACTCGAGGAGGAGTACGACTTCCCCTTCAAGCGCGGCGAGCCGTTCGATCCGGACACGACGCAGCACATCCCCTATGTTCAGGGCGCGCTGCTGGCGGTCGATGTCCGCACGGGCGGCATTCTGGCGATGGTGGGAGGACGCGACTACCGGGACAGCCAGTTCAACCGGGCCACCCAGGCGCCCCGCCAGCCCGGCTCGGGCTTCAAGCCGTTCGTCTACACGGCCGCCATCGACAACGGATTCTCACCGGCCGACACGCTGCTCGACGCTCCGGTGCTCATTCCCGGCGCCGGCCCGCCCATCGTTTTCGACGAGCTGGACCCGCCGGTCGAGCTGCCGACCGACTGGTCGCCCGAGAACTACTCTCGCGAGTTCCACGGAACCGTCCGTCTCCGCTACGCCCTCAAGCGCTCTATCAACATCCCGGCCATCAAGCTGGGCCTTCTCGTCGGACCGGACGTCATCGCCGACTACGCCCGGAGGATGGGCATCACGACGCCGCTCCACCCGGTCTTTTCGCTGCCGCTGGGGAGCGGAGAGGTCCTTCTCATCGACATGGTGCGGGCCTACGGCGTGCTCGCCAACCAGGGAGTCCGTCTGGAGCCGTACGCCATCGAGCGCATCGAGGACCGCTCGGGCAATGTCCTCGAGACCCACGCCGTGCGAAGCCGCGAGGTGCTCTCGGCGCAGACTGCGTACGTCGTCACGAGCATGATGGAAAGCGTGATCAACAGCGGGACGGGATGGGCGGCCCGGGCGTGGGGCTTCCGGCACCCGGCTGCCGGCAAGACGGGCACGACGAACGACTGCACCGACGCATGGTTCGTCGGGTTCACGCCGAACGTCATCTGCGGCGTGTGGGGCGGCTTCGACGACAGGTCGTCGATGGGTCCGAAGATGACCGGCGCCCGCGTGGCGCTTCCGGTGTGGACCGAGTTCATGAAGACCGCGCACGCCGGGCTCCCCAGGGAGCCGTTCGAGCCCCCGCCCGGCATCGTAACGCGGACGATCTGCACAAAGACCGGAGCACTCGCGACCGAGGATTGCCCCGAGACCCTTGAGGAGGTCTTCCCTCAGGGCGCCGAACCGGTCCGCCACTGCGAGCGCCACGCGCCCGAGGAGCGGGAGCCGGAGCCGCGAACGGGGATCTTCGGCCTCTGA
- a CDS encoding tyrosine--tRNA ligase — MLSVKRQMDILLDGTVEVIKPEDLERKLETSVREGRQLRVKQGFDPSAPDLHLGHAIGLRKLRAFQDLGHRVVVIIGDYTGMIGDPTERSETRPRLTHEQVMENAVTYQEQLHSIVDPDPEKLEVVMNGAWFSKMSFADVMDLAGRYTIARILERDDFTTRFRNEEPISIHELFYPLMQGYDSVAIRSDVELGATEQKFNCLVGRELQKAYAIEPQVVMLLPVLEGTDGVRRMSKSIGNYIGISEPPREIYGKTMSIPDDMIVRYFELATELLPDEVATIKGELDRERTNPRDVKRRLARELVALYHDERAARDAEQEFDRMFVSGGTPDDIPEPAIRIEGQDDPEAVWIVALVRAAGLAKSNGEARRLIKQGGIRLDGMQVTDVDSTVSVREPVLLQAGKRRFVRVVPENVALEES; from the coding sequence ATGCTGTCCGTGAAGCGCCAGATGGACATCCTGCTCGACGGTACGGTCGAGGTCATCAAGCCGGAGGACCTCGAGCGGAAACTCGAGACCTCCGTCCGCGAGGGAAGGCAGCTCCGGGTGAAGCAGGGATTCGACCCGAGCGCGCCCGACCTCCACCTGGGCCACGCCATCGGACTCAGAAAGCTCCGGGCGTTCCAGGACCTCGGTCACCGCGTCGTCGTGATCATCGGCGACTACACCGGGATGATCGGCGACCCGACGGAACGGTCGGAGACGCGTCCGCGCCTCACGCACGAGCAGGTGATGGAGAACGCCGTTACGTATCAGGAGCAGCTGCATTCGATCGTCGACCCCGATCCCGAGAAGCTCGAGGTCGTGATGAATGGAGCGTGGTTCTCGAAGATGTCGTTCGCCGATGTGATGGACCTCGCCGGACGTTACACCATCGCGCGCATTCTCGAGCGCGACGACTTCACGACGCGCTTCAGGAACGAGGAACCGATCAGCATCCACGAGCTGTTCTATCCGCTGATGCAGGGGTACGACTCGGTGGCGATCCGTTCCGACGTCGAGCTCGGTGCGACTGAGCAGAAGTTCAACTGCCTCGTCGGCCGCGAGCTTCAGAAGGCGTACGCGATCGAGCCGCAGGTCGTGATGCTCCTGCCGGTCCTCGAGGGAACCGACGGCGTACGGAGAATGAGCAAGAGCATCGGAAACTACATCGGCATCTCCGAGCCGCCGCGGGAGATCTACGGCAAGACGATGTCGATACCCGACGACATGATCGTGAGGTACTTCGAGCTGGCCACGGAGCTCCTGCCGGATGAGGTCGCGACGATCAAGGGCGAGCTGGACCGGGAGAGAACGAACCCGCGTGATGTGAAGCGCAGACTTGCGCGGGAGCTCGTGGCGCTCTATCATGATGAACGCGCCGCGCGGGATGCGGAGCAGGAGTTCGACCGCATGTTCGTCTCGGGCGGCACTCCCGATGACATACCCGAGCCCGCCATCCGGATCGAGGGGCAGGATGATCCGGAGGCCGTCTGGATCGTGGCGCTCGTCAGAGCGGCGGGCCTGGCGAAGTCGAACGGTGAAGCGAGGCGTCTCATCAAGCAGGGCGGAATTCGGCTTGACGGGATGCAGGTCACTGATGTAGACTCCACAGTCTCCGTTCGGGAGCCGGTGCTTCTGCAGGCCGGGAAGCGACGCTTCGTCCGTGTGGTTCCGGAGAACGTGGCTCTCGAGGAGAGCTAG